From one Coxiella-like endosymbiont genomic stretch:
- the ssb gene encoding single-stranded DNA-binding protein has protein sequence MARGVNKVILIGNLGQDPEVRYTPNGNAVANVTLATSTTWRDKQTGELQERTEWHRIAFFNRLAEIVGEYLRKGSKVYIEGSLRTRKWQDKNGTDRYTTEIIANEMHMLDSRSGSSYGNQEGSSSYKQTNAVGNQPAASNNEDGSYPNLEDDIPF, from the coding sequence ATGGCTAGAGGTGTAAATAAAGTTATTTTAATTGGAAATTTAGGCCAAGACCCCGAAGTGCGTTATACGCCCAACGGAAACGCTGTTGCAAATGTAACATTAGCCACAAGCACAACCTGGCGTGATAAACAAACCGGTGAATTGCAAGAGCGTACAGAATGGCATCGAATTGCATTCTTTAATCGTTTAGCTGAAATTGTAGGGGAATATTTACGCAAAGGTTCAAAAGTGTATATTGAAGGGAGTTTACGGACGCGTAAATGGCAAGATAAGAATGGTACCGATCGCTATACTACAGAAATTATTGCAAATGAAATGCACATGCTGGATAGCCGAAGTGGCAGTAGCTATGGAAATCAGGAAGGGAGTTCTTCTTACAAACAAACTAATGCGGTAGGAAATCAACCCGCCGCATCCAATAATGAGGATGGTTCTTACCCTAATCTTGAAGATGATATTCCTTTCTAA
- a CDS encoding MFS transporter: MAFYRSVIEIGIILFLFFIAFTLLEAILPSLISKIAPIRQKGTALGVYSSAQFFGIFLGTSVGGWIFGHFQWMGVFIFCAIIALLWLILAITMQNPPYLSTVIIKLDDYLKQNLASLKENLHTIPGISEAAILTHENLIYLKIDKKIITEDELRKRIRESNLNATRNR, from the coding sequence ATGGCTTTTTACCGCTCGGTCATTGAAATTGGAATCATCTTATTTCTTTTTTTCATTGCTTTTACTTTATTAGAAGCCATCCTCCCCTCATTAATCTCAAAGATTGCCCCGATTCGTCAAAAAGGTACAGCACTCGGAGTTTATTCTTCTGCTCAATTTTTTGGTATTTTCTTGGGCACCAGCGTGGGAGGATGGATTTTTGGTCACTTCCAGTGGATGGGTGTGTTTATTTTTTGCGCAATTATTGCGCTTTTATGGTTGATACTGGCCATTACCATGCAAAATCCGCCTTATCTTTCTACGGTTATTATAAAACTAGACGATTATTTAAAACAAAATCTCGCCTCTTTGAAAGAAAATCTCCATACCATTCCTGGCATTTCTGAAGCAGCGATTTTGACTCATGAAAATTTAATTTATCTTAAAATTGATAAAAAAATAATTACCGAAGACGAATTGCGAAAACGAATCAGAGAGAGTAACCTAAACGCAACCAGGAACCGTTAA